A window of Shewanella mesophila contains these coding sequences:
- a CDS encoding bifunctional aspartate kinase/homoserine dehydrogenase II encodes MTRCHLHKFGGSSLADADCYRRVAHILLTHGHSDDLIVVSAAGKSTNFLYKLLDLSESNQLWQEELQVLISYQQNLIEQLLSNEQARSLRERLSTDKSQLTSLLSIDPLNDYQRNQVVSFGERWSSRLLAALLRESGVAASDVDARSLLVADEGAVPQIRIEQSKLKVQDLLNKHSNERLVITGFICANDRGETLLLGRNGSDFSATLFASLADIERVTIWTDVEGVFNADPNRINDAKLLKSMSLTEANRLAHLGSPVLHNRTLQPLFDTEVSLAVRSSYAPHTDFTLIAPKSSSASAPVVTSLPSVSLFYLTLNAELPQLLDCFAQAGLTPLAYWSLAHGRAELAFTHENQKQALAIFEANREFLGIDELQMREDLGLVALVSADAGLYRRGFSRLLNRDAHPLCNDGLSLVTLVPKAQVNLLTQKVHRRCAGPRKRIGVLLLGVGNIGEAWVDLFKRARPVLNKELEVSVELVGLLSSKQALISETDIDLDSWLQQFNERATPWQYTHLFEQLQNLECDELIALDISASADLTLQYPEFFARGIHIVSANKLAGSGPLPFYQELKQQLGNRRLFWRYNASCGAGLPVQHVLNDLHNSGDQIEAVGGIFSGTLCWLFEHFDGKKPFSELVLEAKGLGITEPDPRDDLSGRDMQRKLLILAREIGYDIELEDIELQSLVPAYLADISVTEFIERLPELDDEMQRQFQAAAEQNKVLRYVAALDRLEGQLKAQVGIEWVDSNHPYANLTPGDNVFVIHSDFYQANPLIIRGPGAGREVTAAAVQSDLAQICRDLLQE; translated from the coding sequence ATGACACGATGTCATTTGCATAAATTTGGTGGTTCTAGTTTAGCGGATGCAGATTGTTACCGCCGTGTCGCTCATATTCTTCTTACTCACGGCCATAGCGATGATCTCATTGTGGTTTCTGCTGCCGGTAAGAGTACTAATTTTTTATATAAGCTGCTCGATCTAAGCGAATCTAATCAGCTGTGGCAAGAAGAGCTGCAAGTATTGATTAGTTATCAACAGAATTTAATTGAGCAGTTACTCTCTAATGAACAAGCCCGTAGTTTGCGTGAGCGTCTATCGACCGATAAATCGCAATTAACCAGCTTACTGTCGATTGACCCATTGAATGATTATCAACGTAATCAAGTGGTCAGTTTTGGTGAACGTTGGTCGTCGCGATTATTGGCCGCATTACTGCGAGAGTCAGGTGTCGCAGCATCCGATGTCGATGCTCGCAGCTTATTAGTCGCCGATGAAGGTGCTGTGCCTCAGATCCGTATCGAGCAATCTAAGCTAAAAGTACAAGACTTGCTTAACAAGCACTCTAACGAACGGCTGGTGATCACTGGCTTTATTTGCGCCAACGATAGAGGTGAAACTTTACTGTTAGGGCGTAATGGTTCAGATTTTAGTGCAACCTTATTTGCCAGTCTTGCCGATATCGAACGTGTCACTATATGGACCGATGTTGAAGGTGTGTTTAATGCCGATCCTAACCGCATTAACGATGCCAAACTGTTGAAGAGTATGTCTTTGACCGAGGCCAATCGCTTGGCGCATCTTGGCTCTCCAGTACTGCATAACCGCACGCTACAACCGCTATTTGATACCGAGGTGAGTCTGGCGGTGCGCTCTAGTTACGCGCCACATACTGACTTTACTTTAATTGCACCTAAGAGCTCTTCTGCTAGTGCGCCAGTGGTGACCAGTTTGCCTAGCGTATCGTTATTTTATTTGACGCTAAATGCCGAGTTACCTCAGCTGTTGGACTGTTTTGCTCAAGCGGGACTGACGCCGTTAGCGTATTGGTCACTTGCCCATGGAAGAGCGGAACTTGCCTTTACCCATGAGAACCAGAAGCAGGCATTAGCGATATTCGAAGCCAATCGAGAGTTTTTGGGCATTGACGAGCTGCAGATGCGGGAAGATCTCGGTCTTGTAGCGTTAGTGAGTGCCGATGCAGGACTATATCGCCGTGGTTTCTCACGATTATTGAACCGTGACGCTCATCCTTTATGTAATGATGGTTTGAGCTTAGTGACGCTAGTGCCTAAGGCGCAGGTTAATCTGTTAACTCAGAAAGTACACCGTCGCTGTGCTGGCCCTCGAAAGCGTATTGGTGTGTTATTGCTTGGCGTTGGTAACATTGGCGAAGCGTGGGTGGATCTGTTTAAGCGTGCTAGGCCCGTGCTAAATAAAGAGCTCGAGGTCAGTGTGGAATTAGTGGGGCTATTGAGCTCAAAGCAAGCGCTGATCAGTGAAACGGACATCGATTTAGATAGCTGGTTGCAACAGTTTAACGAGCGAGCGACACCCTGGCAGTACACTCATCTATTTGAGCAGCTGCAAAATCTGGAGTGTGACGAGCTTATTGCGCTTGATATCAGCGCCAGTGCAGACTTAACCCTTCAATACCCTGAGTTTTTTGCTCGTGGTATTCATATTGTGAGTGCGAATAAATTAGCTGGTTCTGGGCCTTTGCCTTTCTATCAAGAGCTGAAGCAACAATTGGGTAATCGACGATTATTCTGGCGTTACAATGCCAGTTGTGGTGCCGGGTTACCTGTGCAGCACGTGCTGAATGATCTACACAATAGTGGCGATCAGATTGAAGCCGTTGGGGGAATATTTTCAGGTACCCTATGTTGGCTATTTGAACATTTTGATGGCAAGAAACCCTTTTCTGAACTTGTTTTAGAGGCAAAGGGATTGGGGATCACAGAGCCCGATCCTAGAGACGATCTTTCTGGTCGCGATATGCAACGTAAGCTGCTTATTTTAGCCCGAGAGATTGGCTATGATATTGAGCTGGAGGATATTGAGTTGCAATCTTTAGTGCCAGCATATCTTGCTGATATTTCAGTGACTGAGTTTATTGAGCGCTTACCTGAATTAGATGATGAGATGCAACGTCAGTTTCAAGCCGCTGCCGAACAGAATAAAGTGCTTAGGTATGTTGCGGCGCTCGACCGTCTCGAAGGTCAGCTTAAAGCACAAGTGGGTATCGAATGGGTAGATAGCAACCATCCCTATGCTAACTTGACTCCTGGCGACAATGTGTTTGTTATTCATAGTGATTTTTATCAGGCGAATCCATTAATCATCCGCGGCCCAGGTGCAGGGCGAGAGGTTACAGCTGCTGCAGTACAGTCGGATCTTGCACAGATCTGTCGCGATCTATTGCAAGAATAA
- the metB gene encoding cystathionine gamma-synthase — protein MTERKLATTAVRTGIESDTQHGAVVPPIYLSTNYSFDGHNNPRDFDYSRSGNPTRSILGDAIAELERGATGVVTCTGMAAITLVTSLLGPDDLLIVPHDCYGGSYRLFTNLAKKGAFKLVVVDQTDPKALDAAIAQQPKMVWLETPSNPLLRVVDIEAIAKASHSVGAQVVVDNTFLSPILQQPLLLGADIVIHSTTKYINGHSDVVGGAVVAKDAEVGELLHWWSNTLGLTGSAFDSYLTLRGLRTLPIRIREHQANAQKVLALLTSHSAVAKVYYPGLTDHPGHEIALKQQKGFGAMLSFELKGGESQLIAFLDQLKYFSVAESLGGVESLVAVPATMTHRAMDPEARFEAGVKETLIRLSVGIEDGDDLVADILAGLDAAEAVSC, from the coding sequence ATGACAGAGCGAAAACTAGCCACCACAGCGGTTCGTACCGGGATTGAGTCGGATACTCAACATGGTGCAGTTGTACCGCCCATTTACCTGTCAACAAATTACTCTTTTGATGGCCATAACAATCCCCGCGACTTTGACTATAGTCGTTCGGGTAATCCGACGCGATCAATTTTAGGCGATGCAATTGCTGAATTAGAGCGAGGCGCTACTGGTGTGGTGACCTGCACAGGTATGGCCGCAATTACCTTAGTGACTAGTTTGCTTGGCCCCGACGATCTGCTTATCGTTCCCCATGATTGCTATGGTGGTAGTTATCGTCTGTTTACCAATCTTGCAAAGAAAGGCGCTTTTAAACTTGTCGTGGTCGACCAGACAGATCCTAAAGCGTTAGACGCGGCGATCGCTCAGCAGCCCAAGATGGTATGGTTAGAAACGCCCTCTAATCCGTTATTACGCGTCGTCGACATCGAAGCAATAGCGAAAGCGAGTCACAGCGTAGGTGCACAGGTGGTGGTCGATAACACTTTTTTATCCCCTATTTTACAGCAGCCTCTACTGCTCGGCGCCGATATAGTTATTCACTCAACTACCAAATATATCAATGGTCACAGTGATGTAGTTGGCGGAGCGGTTGTCGCCAAAGATGCTGAGGTCGGTGAACTGCTCCACTGGTGGTCTAATACCTTAGGTTTAACTGGCTCGGCTTTCGATAGTTATCTTACCTTACGTGGTTTACGTACCTTGCCAATAAGAATTCGTGAGCATCAAGCAAATGCACAGAAGGTACTCGCGTTACTGACATCTCATTCTGCGGTTGCAAAGGTATATTATCCAGGGCTTACGGATCATCCAGGACATGAGATCGCGCTAAAGCAACAAAAAGGCTTTGGTGCAATGCTTAGTTTTGAACTAAAAGGTGGAGAATCCCAGCTTATTGCGTTTTTAGATCAGTTAAAATACTTTTCAGTAGCCGAAAGTCTTGGGGGGGTAGAGAGCTTAGTCGCAGTTCCTGCTACCATGACCCATAGAGCGATGGACCCAGAAGCGCGTTTTGAAGCTGGAGTAAAAGAGACTCTGATCCGTTTGTCTGTGGGGATCGAAGATGGTGATGATCTGGTGGCCGACATTCTGGCGGGTTTAGATGCTGCTGAAGCAGTAAGTTGTTAA
- the metJ gene encoding met regulon transcriptional regulator MetJ: MTEWNGDYISPYAEHGKKNEQVKKITVSIPLKVLKVLTDERTRRQVNNLRHATNSELLCEAFLHAYTGQPLPHDDDLSKDKPDSIPAEVKKLMTEMGIEWEELE, from the coding sequence ATGACTGAGTGGAATGGCGATTATATCAGCCCATATGCAGAACATGGTAAGAAGAATGAGCAAGTGAAAAAGATCACTGTCTCTATTCCTCTAAAGGTACTTAAGGTATTAACCGATGAGCGAACACGCCGTCAGGTAAATAACTTACGCCATGCCACCAACAGCGAATTGCTCTGTGAAGCGTTTTTGCATGCCTATACAGGCCAACCGCTTCCCCATGACGATGATTTGTCAAAAGACAAGCCTGATAGTATCCCAGCTGAAGTGAAAAAGCTGATGACAGAAATGGGCATCGAATGGGAAGAGTTAGAGTAA
- a CDS encoding sulfite exporter TauE/SafE family protein, with protein sequence MGAFTQSLIGFGLAVVASPLLYLVDPSLVPAPVILMGFSISLLTLFRERAALEFNGLQYALLGRIPGGILGALLLLWAPQPILGLAIAIIVALAVLLSLLKLSLPITRTSLFAAGILSGIFGNIAAIGGPPLAILLSGKDAKQFRAALSAFFIFSSTIALIILGFSGLLTLHHFYISALLLPSVILGYLFANRLVGRVDKQKTRVMTLSLCSLSAIILASKSILDMTS encoded by the coding sequence ATGGGTGCGTTTACTCAAAGCCTTATCGGTTTTGGCTTAGCCGTTGTCGCCTCGCCACTGCTTTATCTTGTCGATCCCAGCCTCGTTCCCGCGCCAGTGATCTTAATGGGATTTTCAATCTCACTGTTAACACTATTCAGAGAACGAGCAGCACTTGAGTTTAACGGTTTACAATATGCATTACTTGGACGAATTCCTGGAGGCATATTAGGTGCTTTGCTATTGCTCTGGGCACCACAACCGATATTAGGTTTAGCCATAGCGATTATCGTGGCACTGGCAGTATTGCTAAGTTTACTCAAGTTATCTCTCCCTATCACGCGAACTAGCTTATTTGCAGCAGGCATACTATCAGGCATTTTTGGTAATATTGCCGCCATTGGTGGACCACCATTAGCGATCTTACTTTCAGGAAAAGACGCCAAACAGTTCCGAGCCGCACTGTCGGCATTTTTTATTTTCAGCTCAACCATAGCGCTAATAATTTTAGGCTTCAGCGGCCTGCTCACCTTACACCACTTTTATATTTCGGCGCTGCTATTGCCATCGGTTATTTTGGGCTACTTATTTGCGAATCGACTCGTTGGTCGGGTAGACAAGCAGAAAACACGGGTTATGACGTTATCGCTGTGTAGTCTCAGCGCGATCATCTTAGCAAGCAAATCGATATTAGATATGACTAGTTAA
- a CDS encoding conjugal transfer protein TraF, which yields MRFLNSVFTMVLCGLSVSAFAGQQYYEARSDAMGGASVASSNREGAAFINPALLAVHAPKYSGGVVMLPALGGDAANVNNLSDQFDLLQLSYDGLESAINVADVAEIERYKTALIGDLQSLEDESAYASAGLGFSVVLPTKRMPMAIFYKTYIDAVSVAAIEQSDLDLLENIDPNNPPALTDLDSQGAVIAGAVSDLGVALSFPISIVNMPIAVGISPKLQRIDTYNYVISANDFDAGDFDDEKYRNKETAFNLDVGVAMQPIEGMLIGLSGRNLINHKVDTVESLGRQFTYRVEALYTAGVSYEWNRFSVTTDIDLNKNKRFDEIDSTQYWRLGGEIQATDWLALRLGYRHDLEDSTADIYSIGTGFTIGRSFNFDLTGMMGSDDAVGGVIQTSYHF from the coding sequence ATGAGGTTCCTTAATAGTGTATTTACGATGGTGTTGTGCGGTTTATCTGTTTCAGCGTTCGCTGGGCAACAATATTACGAAGCTCGTAGTGATGCGATGGGGGGCGCGAGCGTAGCCTCTTCTAATCGAGAGGGTGCAGCCTTCATTAATCCCGCATTGTTAGCTGTGCATGCGCCAAAATATTCGGGCGGTGTCGTCATGTTACCTGCATTGGGAGGCGATGCGGCAAATGTGAACAACTTAAGCGATCAATTTGATCTGCTTCAGCTCTCCTATGATGGTTTAGAAAGCGCAATTAATGTGGCTGATGTTGCAGAAATTGAGCGTTATAAAACTGCGCTAATCGGTGATTTACAATCTTTAGAAGATGAGAGTGCTTACGCTAGCGCGGGATTAGGTTTCTCTGTGGTATTGCCAACTAAGCGGATGCCAATGGCAATATTCTATAAAACCTATATTGATGCGGTGAGTGTCGCAGCGATAGAACAAAGTGATTTAGATTTGTTGGAAAATATCGATCCCAATAATCCGCCTGCCTTGACTGATCTTGATTCCCAAGGTGCTGTTATAGCAGGTGCAGTTTCAGATTTAGGGGTTGCACTTAGTTTTCCGATATCCATAGTTAACATGCCTATTGCTGTAGGGATCTCGCCTAAGTTACAACGTATCGATACATACAATTATGTCATTAGCGCCAATGATTTCGATGCGGGCGATTTCGATGATGAAAAATATCGCAACAAGGAGACCGCTTTTAACTTAGATGTCGGCGTCGCGATGCAACCTATAGAGGGGATGCTTATTGGTTTGTCTGGTCGTAATTTGATCAATCATAAAGTGGATACTGTCGAGTCACTTGGACGTCAATTTACTTATCGAGTTGAGGCGCTTTATACCGCTGGGGTTTCTTATGAGTGGAATAGATTTAGCGTAACAACAGACATAGATCTTAATAAAAATAAGCGCTTTGATGAAATCGATAGCACCCAGTATTGGCGTTTAGGCGGTGAAATACAAGCAACTGATTGGCTTGCTTTGCGTTTAGGCTATCGTCATGATCTTGAGGATTCGACCGCTGATATTTATTCCATAGGCACAGGATTTACCATTGGTCGCTCATTTAATTTCGATTTAACTGGCATGATGGGCAGCGATGATGCTGTCGGCGGCGTAATTCAAACTTCTTATCATTTTTAA
- a CDS encoding c-type cytochrome, translating into MMKNLVKIATCLMLTLSIGGQAYAVDGGNPKKGKHLYKKECKACHSKGDAAGELTPMSKTMSQWDRFFQRDMHKVKPDVFEKLSEKERLDIQQFLYDHAADSDQPQTCG; encoded by the coding sequence ATGATGAAGAACCTAGTAAAAATTGCTACTTGCCTAATGTTAACTCTGTCAATTGGCGGACAAGCCTATGCCGTAGATGGCGGCAACCCGAAAAAGGGCAAACATCTCTACAAAAAAGAGTGTAAGGCCTGCCACAGCAAAGGTGATGCCGCTGGTGAGTTAACACCTATGAGCAAAACCATGAGTCAGTGGGACCGCTTCTTTCAACGTGACATGCACAAAGTAAAACCAGACGTTTTTGAAAAACTCTCCGAAAAGGAACGCTTAGATATTCAACAGTTCCTTTATGACCATGCGGCAGATTCTGATCAGCCACAAACTTGCGGTTAA
- a CDS encoding DUF3373 domain-containing protein: MRTLLSILIANALAFSGSAYSADQEQQKLADLKQQLAELSQEIDDINSRVDKNERHTSLDRIEITGDFRTKAHSLHYQNVTWNPAIKVDFNDFGQKAMSGAFGMPNDPSSPLGQMLSANPDLAMAFQNGMLQGVMPYVLAPKSTQDINNDIFYTTRLRLNLKAKVWDNVSFAARLSMYKNWGDSTGTQVFDSWRSFTMDGTSSGNTSGDWLRVERAYFNWKDIGGSNTFLSIGRRPSTYGPPSHYRENEKRGGTPSGHLVNFNFDGLTLGYNLSEITGIDGQIVRFCYGQGFESQWGNGEMFGDIVTKDTHLGGFNIDAINDGNHFLQFTLFGAKDINDGFKGTMAFPTQLAGIFAPTMYQDMQKFSNFNFETRVQPSGVIGDMYLGGIGYAYESDEDMKVFASLGWTRAEGNGNAGMFGGMLSDAVFEAQLNADGSEIIMMPSAADSDDAKDGYGVYVGIQVPVPYGKFGLEYNYGSKYWTPFTQAQDDPIGSKLATRGHVAEAYYMFDINPRMFIKLAGLYYDYEYTGSGTPVGAPQKIDDVIAGTAFSMLPAVDTAYDINASLVVNF; encoded by the coding sequence ATGCGTACTCTACTATCAATACTGATTGCCAATGCATTAGCTTTTTCAGGCAGCGCCTACAGTGCCGACCAAGAACAACAAAAACTGGCAGATCTAAAACAGCAGCTAGCAGAACTGTCACAAGAAATTGACGATATTAATAGCCGTGTGGATAAAAATGAGCGCCATACTTCGCTCGATAGAATTGAAATCACGGGAGATTTTCGTACCAAGGCCCATTCATTGCATTACCAAAACGTCACCTGGAACCCTGCTATCAAGGTAGACTTTAATGATTTTGGTCAAAAAGCCATGTCTGGTGCCTTTGGTATGCCTAATGACCCTAGCTCACCATTAGGACAGATGCTCAGCGCCAATCCAGATCTTGCTATGGCTTTCCAAAACGGCATGCTACAAGGTGTTATGCCTTATGTGCTTGCGCCTAAAAGCACCCAAGATATTAACAACGACATTTTCTACACCACTCGTTTACGCCTTAACCTGAAAGCCAAGGTTTGGGACAATGTTAGCTTCGCCGCTCGCCTAAGCATGTACAAAAACTGGGGCGACTCAACAGGCACCCAAGTATTTGATTCATGGCGTTCATTCACTATGGATGGCACCAGCAGCGGTAACACCAGCGGTGACTGGCTCAGAGTTGAACGCGCTTATTTCAATTGGAAAGATATCGGCGGCTCTAACACCTTCCTATCAATAGGCCGCAGACCTTCTACCTATGGCCCTCCATCTCACTACCGCGAAAATGAAAAGCGTGGTGGCACACCTTCTGGTCACTTAGTTAATTTCAACTTTGATGGTTTGACCTTAGGCTACAACCTGAGTGAAATTACTGGTATCGATGGCCAGATAGTACGCTTCTGCTACGGTCAAGGTTTCGAGTCACAATGGGGTAACGGCGAGATGTTTGGCGACATAGTCACCAAAGATACTCATCTTGGCGGCTTTAATATCGATGCCATTAACGACGGAAACCACTTCCTCCAATTCACCCTATTTGGCGCCAAAGATATTAACGATGGCTTCAAAGGCACCATGGCCTTCCCGACTCAGCTAGCGGGCATTTTTGCACCAACCATGTACCAAGATATGCAGAAGTTCTCTAACTTCAACTTCGAAACCCGAGTGCAACCAAGCGGTGTCATTGGTGACATGTACTTAGGTGGTATCGGGTATGCCTACGAAAGTGATGAAGACATGAAAGTATTTGCCTCTCTAGGCTGGACTCGCGCCGAAGGTAACGGCAATGCAGGTATGTTCGGTGGCATGTTAAGCGATGCGGTATTTGAAGCACAGCTTAATGCTGATGGCAGCGAAATCATTATGATGCCAAGTGCCGCGGATTCAGATGATGCTAAAGATGGTTACGGCGTCTATGTCGGTATCCAAGTTCCTGTTCCTTACGGTAAATTTGGTCTCGAATACAACTATGGCTCTAAATACTGGACCCCTTTCACTCAAGCGCAGGATGATCCTATCGGTAGCAAGTTAGCGACCCGTGGTCACGTTGCCGAAGCCTACTACATGTTCGATATCAATCCACGCATGTTCATCAAGCTTGCGGGTCTCTATTACGACTATGAATACACAGGTAGTGGCACCCCAGTTGGCGCGCCACAAAAAATTGATGATGTGATCGCTGGCACTGCATTCTCAATGCTGCCAGCAGTCGACACGGCATACGACATTAACGCCTCATTAGTTGTCAATTTCTAA
- a CDS encoding tetrathionate reductase family octaheme c-type cytochrome: MKHTLYLASIITAGVIGLTTFSAAAENPHKEAIQGPFTQGSQVTEQCIECHEDHAKEFMKSSHWTWELEQELPGRTVKRGKKNAINNFCTSISGNEPRCTSCHAGYGWKDNSFDFTDMTKVDCLVCHDTTGTYVKDPAGAGEAASKVNLERVAQNVGSPVRDNCGTCHFYGGGGDAVKHGDLDSSMAYPDKATDVHMDSDGNDFQCQTCHTTAQHQITGNAMGVSPGGTNDIGCENCHDAAPHENKRLNTHTASVACQTCHIPFFARSEPTKMSWDWSTAGSDQAETVDENGKHTFMKKKGSFVWKKMVQPEYAWYNGKADAYMVGDKMDPTKVTKLTYPLGDISDTTAKIYPFKVHRGKQIYDKKQNIFVTAKVYGKGGYWKDFDWDKAAKLGMEANQALAEKGIKYSGEHGFAETEMWWRINHMVSPKDQALKCNDCHNKGSRLNWQALGYDGDPMKNKQGAKHAK; encoded by the coding sequence ATGAAACATACGCTTTATTTAGCTTCGATTATCACCGCAGGCGTAATAGGACTCACCACCTTTAGCGCTGCGGCTGAAAATCCACATAAAGAAGCCATTCAAGGGCCATTTACTCAAGGATCTCAAGTTACCGAACAATGTATCGAGTGCCATGAAGATCACGCAAAAGAGTTCATGAAATCTTCACACTGGACATGGGAGCTAGAACAGGAGCTGCCTGGTCGCACCGTTAAACGTGGTAAGAAAAACGCCATCAACAACTTCTGCACCTCTATTTCAGGCAATGAACCAAGATGCACCAGTTGTCATGCTGGCTACGGCTGGAAAGATAACAGCTTCGATTTTACCGACATGACCAAGGTGGATTGCTTAGTTTGTCATGACACCACAGGGACTTATGTAAAAGATCCTGCAGGCGCCGGAGAAGCCGCTTCTAAGGTCAATCTTGAGCGCGTCGCACAAAATGTGGGAAGTCCCGTTCGCGATAACTGCGGAACCTGTCACTTCTACGGAGGTGGCGGAGATGCAGTTAAACATGGTGACCTAGACTCTTCTATGGCCTACCCTGATAAAGCCACAGATGTGCACATGGACAGCGATGGCAACGATTTCCAATGCCAAACTTGTCATACTACCGCGCAGCATCAAATCACGGGCAATGCCATGGGCGTCTCCCCTGGCGGCACCAATGATATCGGTTGTGAGAATTGTCACGACGCGGCGCCCCATGAAAACAAACGACTCAATACGCATACCGCCAGTGTTGCTTGTCAAACCTGTCACATCCCGTTTTTTGCTCGCAGCGAGCCAACTAAGATGAGCTGGGACTGGTCCACTGCAGGCAGCGATCAAGCGGAAACCGTCGATGAAAATGGCAAGCACACCTTTATGAAGAAAAAAGGTAGCTTCGTCTGGAAGAAGATGGTGCAACCTGAATATGCTTGGTATAACGGCAAGGCCGACGCTTACATGGTCGGGGATAAGATGGATCCAACTAAGGTCACCAAATTGACCTATCCATTAGGTGACATTAGCGACACCACAGCGAAGATCTATCCATTTAAGGTCCATAGAGGTAAGCAGATCTATGACAAGAAGCAGAATATCTTTGTCACGGCTAAAGTTTACGGTAAAGGGGGTTACTGGAAAGATTTCGATTGGGATAAAGCCGCGAAGTTAGGTATGGAAGCCAACCAAGCATTAGCCGAGAAGGGCATCAAGTACAGTGGAGAGCATGGCTTTGCTGAAACCGAGATGTGGTGGCGTATTAACCATATGGTTTCTCCAAAAGACCAAGCTCTTAAATGTAATGATTGCCACAACAAAGGCTCTCGTTTGAATTGGCAAGCCCTAGGTTACGACGGCGACCCGATGAAGAATAAGCAAGGCGCTAAACACGCTAAGTAG
- a CDS encoding putative sulfate/molybdate transporter has protein sequence MKCKTTPFDTLNKYSGEFSGAFADLGTFLPLVLGLIAINHFSPQGIFMGFGLFALFTAFYYRRPIPVQPMKVIAALVIAQGLTPGMLQASGIMMGIILLILAYSGAITWMAKQLSPAISIGIQLAIGLQLIWMGGQMISDTWIIGIIAFTVLFASRFFPLPYLAMPLVLIFGIMWQITSGLAPSFELSGSTPWQLGWPSLNEWSSAAGLLVLPQLALTLTNAVIATSAMANEKFPEDHIKFNDRFSPKRFATSAGWANLLLAPIGAAAMCHGAGGLAVQYHFGARTWLTPTIFGVACLLIAAFWGQGIASLLSLIPLAVLGSLLAIAGTQLAWSKRFVDGKPFCIVVILSTAAICLLVNTAAGLAAGVILEMGRRQWRIIADLTR, from the coding sequence ATGAAATGTAAGACAACCCCCTTTGACACCCTCAACAAATATTCAGGAGAATTCAGCGGCGCCTTTGCCGATTTAGGTACTTTTCTTCCCTTAGTACTTGGGCTTATTGCGATCAACCATTTTTCCCCCCAAGGGATCTTTATGGGATTTGGTCTATTCGCACTATTTACCGCCTTCTATTACCGCAGGCCCATTCCTGTGCAACCAATGAAGGTGATTGCGGCGCTGGTTATCGCACAAGGGTTAACCCCTGGCATGTTGCAAGCCAGTGGGATCATGATGGGCATCATTCTCTTAATCTTGGCTTATAGCGGTGCCATTACTTGGATGGCAAAACAACTTTCTCCCGCCATCAGTATTGGGATACAACTTGCCATTGGCTTGCAGCTGATTTGGATGGGAGGCCAAATGATAAGTGACACTTGGATTATCGGCATTATTGCTTTTACCGTCTTATTTGCGAGTCGCTTCTTCCCCTTACCTTACCTTGCTATGCCATTGGTCTTAATTTTTGGCATTATGTGGCAAATAACTAGTGGTCTAGCCCCTAGCTTTGAATTATCAGGTAGCACTCCGTGGCAACTGGGTTGGCCAAGTCTTAATGAATGGTCCTCCGCAGCAGGTCTGCTGGTACTGCCACAATTGGCATTAACCCTGACCAATGCCGTTATCGCGACATCCGCAATGGCCAACGAGAAATTCCCCGAAGACCATATAAAGTTCAACGATCGATTTAGCCCTAAACGATTCGCCACAAGCGCTGGCTGGGCCAACCTGTTACTGGCACCCATCGGCGCTGCCGCCATGTGCCACGGCGCCGGAGGCCTAGCGGTGCAGTATCACTTTGGTGCGCGTACATGGTTAACACCGACCATTTTTGGCGTAGCCTGTTTACTTATTGCCGCATTTTGGGGGCAAGGCATCGCCAGTCTGCTGTCGCTTATTCCGCTGGCAGTATTGGGTAGTCTGCTGGCCATCGCTGGGACGCAACTAGCCTGGTCAAAACGATTTGTCGACGGTAAACCCTTTTGTATTGTGGTGATTTTATCAACCGCCGCTATTTGTTTGCTGGTTAACACCGCAGCAGGATTAGCAGCGGGGGTGATACTTGAAATGGGCCGCAGACAATGGCGAATCATCGCGGACTTAACGCGCTAA